Proteins encoded together in one Ignavibacteriales bacterium window:
- the xerD gene encoding site-specific tyrosine recombinase XerD codes for MIDNLRSYIHYLKLEKNASKNTIESYQLDLSRYLDYMKYQGVGRLEDVQQKQIVKFLNSLSEHGLSARSVARNVSSIKMFHKYLTGEGILKINHAENIETPKLSKTLPDVLNPDEVESIISQPNSFEPSGIRDRAILETMYATGMRVTEVITMKQRDVYADEGIVRVFGKGSKERLVPIGRSALEWIGKYKNEVRSEISVTGRGQDVLFLNMRGKPMSRMSVWNIVRSCTLKSGIKKEIHPHTFRHSFATHLLEGGADLRAVQEMLGHSDISTTQIYTHIDREYLKEVHKTFHPRG; via the coding sequence ATGATTGATAACCTTCGATCTTACATACATTATCTGAAGCTTGAAAAAAATGCTTCAAAAAATACGATCGAATCATACCAACTCGATCTGTCTCGGTATCTGGATTACATGAAATATCAGGGGGTAGGAAGATTGGAAGATGTTCAACAAAAACAGATCGTGAAGTTTTTGAATTCTTTGTCCGAACACGGTCTCTCTGCGCGCAGTGTTGCGCGAAATGTCTCCTCGATAAAAATGTTTCATAAATATTTAACCGGTGAAGGAATTTTAAAAATAAATCATGCGGAAAATATTGAAACACCGAAACTGTCGAAAACCCTTCCCGATGTTTTAAACCCTGATGAAGTTGAATCGATAATTTCGCAGCCAAATTCTTTTGAGCCGTCGGGGATACGTGATCGCGCAATCTTAGAGACGATGTATGCAACCGGCATGCGTGTTACCGAAGTAATCACGATGAAACAACGAGATGTTTACGCGGATGAAGGTATTGTCAGAGTTTTCGGGAAAGGGTCAAAAGAGCGACTTGTACCGATAGGCAGATCGGCACTTGAATGGATCGGAAAATATAAAAATGAAGTCCGTTCAGAAATCTCAGTGACAGGAAGAGGACAGGATGTTTTATTTCTCAACATGCGGGGGAAACCGATGTCAAGAATGTCGGTGTGGAATATTGTGAGATCGTGTACATTGAAATCAGGAATCAAAAAAGAAATTCATCCTCACACTTTTCGTCATTCATTTGCCACCCATTTACTTGAGGGCGGAGCCGATCTGCGCGCTGTTCAGGAAATGCTGGGGCATTCAGATATTTCAACCACACAAATTTACACACATATAGACAGAGAATATTTAAAAGAAGTTCACAAAACGTTTCATCCGAGGGGATAA
- a CDS encoding cysteine synthase family protein — protein METNLIADKNDLTGKFELLRQLVGNTPLLAIRFLFKGKRRVIYAKAEYFNMTGSIKDRMAFNILEKAYQSGTLKKGDLIAEATSGNTGISISAFGRALGHPVTIYMPDWMSQERVGLIRSFGAKIISVSREQGGFLGSIRMTEELAKQQPDVFLPCQFSNQANVEAHEKTTGPEIWWQLSSNSIHPDAFIAGVGTGGTVMGVGNYLRKHNSQIRIHPLEPAESPTLSTGHKVGHHRIQGISDEFIPSIVQLNQLDKVVAVSDGDAIIMAQKLASQLGLAVGISSGANFIGALMVQNEMGDESVVVTVFSDDNKKYLSTDLLKQEPLKAGYLASDVELVDMRAFNRVCHLCRDDYKEAIKNTSGSL, from the coding sequence ATGGAAACAAACTTGATTGCAGATAAGAACGATCTTACTGGTAAATTTGAGCTATTACGCCAATTGGTAGGAAATACGCCATTGTTGGCAATAAGATTTTTGTTTAAAGGAAAAAGAAGGGTGATCTATGCGAAAGCTGAATATTTCAACATGACCGGAAGTATCAAAGATAGAATGGCATTTAATATATTGGAAAAAGCTTACCAGAGTGGAACTCTTAAGAAGGGTGACTTGATTGCCGAGGCAACAAGCGGTAATACAGGAATATCGATATCTGCCTTTGGACGAGCTCTCGGACATCCGGTCACTATCTATATGCCGGATTGGATGAGTCAAGAAAGGGTAGGTTTGATAAGAAGTTTTGGAGCAAAAATAATTTCGGTGAGCCGCGAACAAGGAGGATTTCTGGGCAGCATAAGAATGACGGAGGAGCTTGCAAAACAGCAACCTGATGTATTTTTACCATGCCAATTTTCAAATCAAGCTAATGTTGAAGCTCATGAAAAAACAACCGGACCGGAAATTTGGTGGCAGTTAAGCTCGAACTCAATTCATCCTGATGCATTTATTGCCGGAGTTGGAACCGGCGGGACTGTAATGGGAGTCGGAAATTATTTACGCAAACACAATTCTCAAATTCGCATTCACCCATTAGAACCTGCTGAATCACCAACTCTATCGACAGGTCACAAAGTCGGGCATCATCGCATACAAGGCATATCCGATGAATTTATTCCCTCAATAGTTCAACTCAATCAATTAGATAAAGTCGTAGCGGTGAGCGATGGAGATGCAATCATTATGGCGCAAAAACTTGCTTCTCAGCTCGGGCTTGCTGTAGGTATCTCATCAGGCGCAAATTTTATCGGTGCGTTAATGGTCCAGAACGAGATGGGTGACGAATCAGTTGTGGTTACGGTTTTTTCTGATGATAATAAAAAATACTTGAGTACCGACCTACTTAAACAAGAACCACTAAAAGCAGGATACCTCGCTTCGGATGTTGAATTGGTCGATATGCGAGCATTTAATCGTGTCTGCCATTTGTGTCGTGACGATTATAAGGAAGCAATTAAAAATACATCTGGGTCTCTATAG